The DNA segment taaaaaataaaatgaagccaaagaattaggaaaagcgataaacgcaacgtcctacacgatcatgaaaaaagaccgatccacaaaaatccgggacaacatcccaccaagtcGAAGTTGTTGCCGTCCGTCCATAATTTGCAAGCGAATCTGCAACACgatttccttcacgaaaaatatgagacaccacaaaagccacagaatcgatctgatttatacaattgaaccatttttgtctaagcaaccaaggaaccgaacaagatttagatttgaacatctgcacaacatacattgagtcgctttcaagccaaattttccgccaacctttgctgatagccatgtcaatggcataaatagcagcagatagttcagcaagataagcaaaggaactttcAATCGGAAAGGCAAACGCACCAAGGCACATGCTAGTATACGAGCGATAAATACCTCCGTAACCCGCAGGACCAGGAGCACCCGTGACAGACGCATCAGTATTGATCTTAATCCAATCCCTCGGAGGTGGTTGCCAAAATATCGGAGTAATGTGCGGAGCCTTAGCAAGACGCTTTTCAATCCCAATATTTGAAGTTCAACTAGCGAATTCCAAACGGAGCCCCGTCTAGTGTGAGCAGATTCACGAATAACTCCCCAAATCCGTCTCAGCGTGACGGAAGTATCAACCCTCTCATCCTCAAAAATGGACCTATTACGAGCAATTCATAGAGCCCAAATTGTATTAACAATTGCTGCCGCCCATAAATCAGCGATTTGAGTACTGAAACGTTGAATAACATCATGATCAACCAGATTCTTAAGAGTCGAGTCTGTGTTAATTCGTCTTCCAAACAATGAGCTAACACCATgccaaataaatttggaaaaccgACATGAGATAAAAAGGTGGTCCAACGTTTCAGAATCTAACGAGCACAAACTGCAATGAGAAACAACTTGACAGCCGCGCAACTGAAGCTGATCATGTGTTGGCAAATACCCAAGATAAGCCCGCCATCCAATAAGCGAGTGTGTAGGAGGAACACTCTGACACCTTAAAAAACGACTCCAAGGCTGTTGAGTAGGAGGAGATCTAAGCCAAGCGTACAGGAGCTTAACAGTTAAAACCCCACTCGTAGCAGACTTCCAAACACAAATATCAACATCGTCCCTACCCCGCCTAATATTCCGCAATCTATTCTCCACATCCGCAGGTAACACAGGCAGATTATGCCAATTATTACCATCCAAATAATCCTCCACCAAATCAAAACAACGACGTTGTTGACTAGCAGATAGGCCAACCTGTGCAGCCAGTGAAGGACACATCCAGGccccattccaaaaattaagttcagagtgctgaccaatccaccaaaaacagtgatgctcaacttcagaataaatggattttatcgagccccaaatagaagaattcatgatataatgtcGTGACTGTCCCGCTTTATTGAGAAAACGAGTTCTAAGTAAGTTAAAGCATAGAGACTTTTCTTGAAGAAGACCCCAAGCCATCTTTCCATTCAGTGCCTTGTTTAGAATAGACAGATTCTTGATTCCAAGACCTCCATCCTTGAAGTTTTGACAACAAATTTTCCAAGGGACAGTGACAAGCTTCTTGCAATTAATGGACCCAGACCAAATAAAATTCCTCATATGCCTACTCATACGTGTAAGCAGCGCAGAGGGCCACTTATAAATGCTAAAAAAGAGTGAATGAAGCTACTagtaattacagaatttacCAGAGCCACTCTCCCGGCCATAGACAAACAATGCCCTTTCCATTTAGCAAAGTGAGCAAGCACCCTATCCATCAAACTAGTCAGATGTCGTGTCTTTggtaaaccaaaaaacaaagggactccaagatagcgaaatggaacagacccttgacgaataccaatAATATCAGCAAGACGATTGCCACGTCTAGAAGAAACAAAGGAGCCCAGAAATAATTCAGATTTGTTCCAACTAACACACTGACCCGAGATTTATCTCATAGAAAATTAAACAGACTGATTTATTGTTATTTTACTTATGAGTTGACTGTCATATCAGATATTCCAAACATTAATTAcctctaaaatatttattcggTTACTAACAAAGTTAAAAACATACTAAAATATCAGCTTATCATATATAAGTTAATCAAAAAATTGTTTTAATGTTCATTACGTTATTAACAAAGTTACAAATGACCAGGGGCGGAACCAAGGGAGGCTTaggggggctcgagccccggcaggcgaccggagaattgagaaaaaaatagtaatggtgtctcgtaatattttggagagaattatattgattctatgtagtattatttcaatgtttaaaggtagatgagatggttaaaaatGTTTTCTTCTATTTGAGAGGTCCTATGTTCAATTCCCTCCAatctcatttttttaaaattttttttatttatttttattttatttttcaataattataaaaacatgttaacattattaattaatttaattggactctttatttttattttgataacacttttgaattcatttttaatatgtctttaccattaaaaaaaatagacataTTTGATATTCATtcttattatgtctttaccattaaaaaaatagacatatttgatattcattttttattatgtcttcaccattaaaaaaaattaaacatgtttaattttctattagttcaatgctattttctaaaaaaaatgataacacttttacagttttaatgtgttggaggctaaaaaaattttgcccAACCCTAACGGACTgcactttgaaaatttaccgtcaatcGCACAattaatttcgattttttttacgttttaaatttttttttactgatatgtttgagccccgggtcatccggcgtcctggttccgccactgcaAATGACCTGTCAAAATGCAAAAAACTTTTtcagtttatcgataaatttatttagaaGGTTCAATGTATCAATTAAATACCGACCAAACAAACTCGTTCACATTTTATGTTAGGTACGAAAAACTTGATCTTGCTTGAaaatgttagaagtaaaattttactattttgTACATTAAGAGTAAGTCTAcactttccaaaaaaaaatgcaattagGTAATTTGGATCTTATTCctttaaatttaatcaatataATCTTAATGAAATTTGTGTAATATATATACATCAATACTGCAATACAGTATTTTTCACGTGGACCTTGATGACCACGTGAATTGGGTCATTTACCGTTAGATGtaggcttattaaatttaagtcttaggatgctttgaatctccaccttaggattttaatcagTCTACATccaacggtgaatgaccaaattcaccgtAGTCATTAGGGTCATGTAGATGTCTATTTTGGTCCAAGCCTCATTTTTTGCGTCTTACAGCTTTAAAACATGTCTATATGTATAGaaaacaaattttattattatagttCAATAAATCtctctttattttcttatatgACATTCAGTTCATTCTTGTCCATATCATCATCTTTTTAGATCCGCTCCTTACTTAGACCTCACACATTAGCGCCATGTAACTAGTGGCGAACAAGAATTTCGAGAGGGAGGGGTAGGATTCTTACTGATTTTTTtggggttaatttaaaaaaaacatgtggttTTACGTTTTTTAAAATCAGTACGGTTGTACGTATTTGCAGATCGGTACCTGTGTCAAAACAAACCTTGTAGTTTGCACCGTTAGCAGAATCAAGGCAAaacccttaacattgataaaacAATGACGTGACATggtgtatttttgaaaaaaaaaaactctgtaGTTGCACGTTTTTGCAGATCGCTACTtgtgatttaaatttttttttttaaaaaaaggaagaagatcGGTACCTTGTAAAAAAACCACAAGTACAGATCTGCAAAGCGTGAAACcacactattttttttaaaaaattatccttttttttttgcaaaatatgttaaaaaaacTATATCATTCAAACCAAGTTTAGGAGGCAATAGATTCTTGTAAAGAAATTTATGGGATCAATATACCATTTTAAAGAAATTCATACGACCAATAtaccactttaaacaagttctaGAGCTAACGAAAAACCTAATAAGGGAGGCAAAATGCCCTTTTAATAAGGGCGGAACCACAAGAGGAGGGCGACATCTGCAGATCAGCCACTACGCACATCCCCTCAAGACAAGACTATTACTATTCCACCATCTTCTGTTTGGTTCATACTCTAACCAACCCATTGTATATGTAGAGTTAGCCTTGATATCAATAATAATTAGGCGTAATATCATGTAAATATTGTCCACTTAAACCAATAAATGTTGGAGGCTAAATAAAAAGAGTCTTCGATATTCCAATTAGACAAATTAAACCTCATATTTTTAttggaaatattaaaaaattgcaCGTGGtttcaaaatttataaataaaagtaggtgatattttagttaataaaacctattattttaaattgcaaaagattttttattttaaaaatatatatttgcacATTCTGTCCAAATCGAAACCATAAATCATGTAGTGAATATTTCATGCTTTTCTATtaatttaacaatttataagttAAATAAATTGACGTTTAAGTTCATTATATACTGCAATTTGATTTAAAGGACATGTATTATGTGGATATGTAAATGTATCTTTTTTAGAGACAAAAATGCTCTTGCTTATTATTAAAATCCAACTATATAATTATAAACCTTTTTAAATGGACGTGATTTAAAAATGAcatttattttgttataaacttttaaattatatttgtgTTTACAAATAAAACAACGGTTTTGATATAGACAGTTCTCAAGGCTGCATATAAGCATTAGATACAATAAaatattcttttgtattttcaagCTGTATATTATTATGCGTTGAACTTTTAAATACATCAAAATTCATTTAATGTAATCATAAATTTttgagtaaataatttattagtcccttactttttacctaacatactgtttagtcttcctattttgaaaaacacattataagatccctaacttttgtcaatattaactctttggtcattttgtctagtttttttagacttgtaaccgttttattttaacataaatagacatatataaaataacaaagtaacatggtcaacttgtattgtattgtggttgtcctaaaagctaagatatgttcggttagaaatctaaaaaaatagataaaaggaccacatagttaatattggtaaaagatagggaccttaaaatgtgtttttcaaaataaagggactaaataatgtgttaggtaaaaactaggggactaataaattatttcccctaaattttttttatattttctatatctgcattaattttttaatttttattttttaaaaagatatctacatttattatttataaaaactATTGAAAGAGCTTCTTTGAATTGCTTTTTTCTTATAACTTTATTTATTAAGACTAGTTTCGTGTAATGTATTGCATCAATTTAACGATTCAACAAAAGTTTGAATCTTGGAaataaaaatgcattttaaaatacTCAGTAAGAGAGTTTTACCTTTCGAAATGGATTTGCTCGATTCGAATTTAgattaatttgaaaaaaaatactagtttcatttatcttttataatttttttatataatattttattagaaTTGAGAATATTTATAGATAacatttttgaaaataaatacaACTAATAATAACAATGGTTAGACACTACTACAAAATAACCTAATTTATTACAAAATATCACAAAATTAATTTACaagattttaaattaatttacaaGATTTTCacaagaaaatgtaaaaataataataattacatAACTCAAATAACTTCACATTGGCATTAAcagaatatatataaaaaaaaagtttaaaaaaatatatattagaatACACGATGAATCACAGATAAAAATCAAAACATagcaaatgaaaaaaaaacaaacaatcaTGGTCTCTTCCTAGAAGCCGAATTCGGATTTCCATCGAACAATTCTTCAATTAAATTCTCAATATCTTCCGGCTGATACTTCACATACTTCTCCGTTTGTCTCCCCGACGAAAAACACTGTTGAAACCTCCCCAGGAATGACCGATACGCAGGAATAACAAGCGCCCCCACTGAAACCCTAAGCTCCGACTGAAGTTGTTCGTCGCTAACCACCCAAGTACTTTGTGTTCTATGAATCTCATCAATTACATTATTAAACATTTTAAATCTTTCCTTCAACATCGGTTTGGCTACTTTCCCCTGGTTCTGCAGTCCATCGAGACTCATGCAGTTCAGCAATCTACTCCATGTTTCGCGTGTATACCCTTTATGGTACATCCTCAGATCCGACGAACGTTTACGACACCACGTGGCTCCCATTATATCGTTGATCTCTTCTGACCCTTTGATCTTTTGTAGAATATATCGACcattattcattaagaaaacaTACCCCAACGACGTGTCCCTGTATAGCTTTGACTTTATTTCCAAATTATCGTCGAGTAAGTCCATTATTGTATTAAGTTGCATCGAAAAAGGCGATGTTTTGGGCGTGCCATCTTCATTTGCTCCCGTTGGTATTTCTCCGTCCAATTTCTCCGGTTCTCCAGTGGCCGTGTTCTTCTCTTTCCTCTGGCGCTGCAATGAGAAAACCTCCTCTAACGTGACGGCATATTCACATGCGTATTTGAGGTAATTCATTGTGTAACGAGTTAACGGATGTACGGCCCCACTGGGGACCGGGATTTTCCCATTGTCAGAGCGGATTGAGTTTTCCAAGTCGCTAAAGATGCTCACCGCTGCTTCTCCGAGACGTGTTTTTGCAGTGTAGACTTCCGGTTTTATCCCTGTTGCTAAAGTTTCAACGACGGCCGGAATTATGTCTCTCAATGTTTCATACATATCAAGGAATTTGAACAATTTTTCGGCCGATCTTCTTGTTAACGTCACCGCTTCAGCAAAATTCAAGAATCTCGCGATAATCGCTGACGCAAGATCGGAGAATAATGCTTTACCGACAGAAGGGAATCTGTGGAAGACAGAATCGCAAAGACTGTGCTCTTTCGGTAAAAGAACCGACGAACAATGCTTTA comes from the Euphorbia lathyris chromosome 5, ddEupLath1.1, whole genome shotgun sequence genome and includes:
- the LOC136228903 gene encoding exocyst complex component EXO70C1; protein product: MDKISGEENVGLGKLESTEAKSNGGDSDNSDEIPESIVPQLLEDVDKFLETLPEKTQPPQLPDCVDSLVKVTEKMMAEFSQFKNIHEESESERRVLIFGCLTRISKLINRLNEFNPNPSVAGILNRATTVLHLAMSLLDNEFRTMLDTCFAFYSRTPRAEPESESDNKADEDFPFYTEDTLEKLSKIATAMITLGYEKECSMTYNMIRRNAFNMELDNLGFNKISIEDVQKMHWESLEAEIICWIQLLKHCSSVLLPKEHSLCDSVFHRFPSVGKALFSDLASAIIARFLNFAEAVTLTRRSAEKLFKFLDMYETLRDIIPAVVETLATGIKPEVYTAKTRLGEAAVSIFSDLENSIRSDNGKIPVPSGAVHPLTRYTMNYLKYACEYAVTLEEVFSLQRQRKEKNTATGEPEKLDGEIPTGANEDGTPKTSPFSMQLNTIMDLLDDNLEIKSKLYRDTSLGYVFLMNNGRYILQKIKGSEEINDIMGATWCRKRSSDLRMYHKGYTRETWSRLLNCMSLDGLQNQGKVAKPMLKERFKMFNNVIDEIHRTQSTWVVSDEQLQSELRVSVGALVIPAYRSFLGRFQQCFSSGRQTEKYVKYQPEDIENLIEELFDGNPNSASRKRP